In Spirochaetota bacterium, the following are encoded in one genomic region:
- a CDS encoding PTS sugar transporter subunit IIC produces MEPTILQIILIAVWTGIAGVDLFDGLLHIHRPLFSGMVIGLILGDLPTGLITGATLELILLGAMPVGGAQPPNVVIGGVSGVVLAITSGLEPQAAVGIAIPFAVFMQSLITLYFTSFVPVMHKVDSEIEAGNGESAIISANYFGMFILFVLYAFVTTILTIGGTKTADLVTKLPEWITHGLSVGGGILTAVGLAILLKIMFSTRYAIYLALGFILVTFFNAQILPVAGIAIIIAFIEFYLAQEIGNQRNTNQTPGDNDGI; encoded by the coding sequence ATGGAACCTACAATATTACAAATTATATTAATTGCGGTATGGACAGGGATTGCTGGAGTAGATCTTTTTGATGGATTACTTCATATTCATAGACCGTTATTTTCAGGAATGGTTATTGGATTAATTTTAGGAGATTTACCGACTGGTCTTATAACAGGAGCTACTTTAGAATTAATTTTATTAGGAGCTATGCCTGTTGGTGGAGCACAACCTCCTAACGTAGTTATAGGTGGTGTATCAGGTGTTGTATTAGCAATTACTTCGGGATTAGAGCCTCAAGCAGCTGTTGGTATAGCAATTCCTTTTGCAGTATTTATGCAAAGTCTTATTACTCTATATTTTACATCTTTTGTTCCTGTTATGCATAAAGTAGATTCTGAGATTGAAGCAGGAAATGGTGAATCTGCTATTATTTCTGCTAATTATTTCGGAATGTTTATATTGTTTGTATTATATGCTTTTGTTACGACTATTCTTACTATCGGTGGTACAAAAACAGCTGATTTAGTCACTAAATTACCAGAATGGATTACCCATGGATTGTCTGTTGGTGGTGGTATATTGACAGCTGTTGGACTTGCTATTTTGTTAAAAATAATGTTTTCTACTAGATATGCTATTTATTTAGCATTAGGTTTTATCTTAGTTACATTTTTTAATGCACAAATTCTACCTGTTGCAGGAATTGCTATAATTATTGCATTTATCGAATTTTACCTTGCTCAAGAAATTGGCAATCAAAGAAATACAAATCAAACACCAGGAGATAATGATGGAATCTAA
- a CDS encoding PTS system mannose/fructose/sorbose family transporter subunit IID: MMESKQLLNKHDLNTIAFRSMFLQASFNYERMQACGWSFAILPGLKKIYKNQPQDFQNALKRHMEFFNTHPFLVTSIMGLVLAMEEKNEDPELIRGLKIAMMGPLGGIGDAIFWFTLIPITASLGAGLALQGNILGPFLFIILFNLVHLPLRFGLIHYFYAFGLKAFDTLKNITVHVQKAASIIGVTVVGALIASFVRIQLALEFNVGEKIVNVQTEIIDAIMPNLLPLLVTLGIYHLIAKKGFTPTTIIWFVIAISLVLSFLKIL, from the coding sequence ATGATGGAATCTAAACAATTATTAAACAAACATGATTTAAATACAATAGCATTTCGTTCTATGTTTTTGCAAGCATCCTTTAACTATGAAAGAATGCAGGCTTGTGGATGGTCTTTTGCTATTCTTCCAGGATTAAAAAAAATATATAAAAACCAGCCACAAGATTTTCAAAATGCTTTGAAACGTCATATGGAATTTTTTAATACGCACCCTTTTTTAGTAACCTCTATTATGGGATTGGTATTAGCTATGGAAGAAAAAAATGAAGATCCTGAACTCATACGAGGATTGAAAATTGCAATGATGGGTCCTTTAGGTGGGATTGGAGATGCTATTTTTTGGTTTACTTTAATTCCAATAACAGCTTCTTTGGGAGCAGGATTAGCATTACAAGGAAATATTTTAGGACCATTTTTATTTATTATTCTTTTTAATTTGGTTCATCTTCCATTACGCTTTGGACTTATACATTATTTCTATGCTTTTGGATTAAAAGCTTTTGATACTTTAAAGAACATAACTGTTCATGTTCAAAAAGCTGCTAGTATTATTGGTGTAACTGTTGTTGGTGCGTTAATAGCTTCTTTTGTCCGTATACAGTTGGCTCTTGAATTTAATGTTGGTGAAAAAATAGTTAATGTTCAAACAGAAATTATAGATGCTATTATGCCTAATTTGTTACCTTTGCTTGTTACATTAGGAATTTATCATTTGATTGCTAAAAAAGGATTTACTCCTACAACAATTATTTGGTTTGTTATTGCTATTAGCTTGGTACTTTCTTTCTTAAAAATATTATAA
- the nagA gene encoding N-acetylglucosamine-6-phosphate deacetylase: MKGIKASKIFNGSIFIHDAVIVWNNNRIVNIGNQSILSLYNIEKHNIISTPNIIVPGFVDIQVNGAGGANFYGEGLTLENLTIMAQTLNKYGCTSFCPTLITSSDKDINTALDLINSISDLDTIGVLGLHIEGPMFSQEHKGAHNPELIRVLSPELIDKICKSKVKIVSLSPEVAPLEYIRRLTDAGIKVSIAHTNSTLDQVRIAESFGSTMGTHLYNGMSRFSSREPNVVGALLTSKNSFSSIIPDGIHSDFNSIIMAHKCLGERLITITDGIVAMGTDMTTFKLGFQNVHINEKNHCIGDYGGLAGSMITPIECLQNLVNYCEFSLEEALISYTSAPANSLGMEKSIGYLMPDNYADFLILDNDLNLKSIYVKGNLI, encoded by the coding sequence ATGAAAGGTATTAAAGCAAGTAAAATTTTTAATGGTAGTATCTTTATTCATGATGCTGTTATAGTATGGAATAACAATCGTATTGTTAATATTGGTAATCAAAGTATTCTATCTCTATATAATATTGAAAAACATAATATTATTTCCACACCTAATATCATTGTTCCTGGCTTTGTAGATATACAAGTAAATGGAGCTGGTGGTGCAAATTTCTATGGAGAAGGACTCACTTTAGAAAATCTAACAATTATGGCTCAAACTTTAAATAAATACGGATGTACATCTTTTTGTCCAACACTGATTACTAGCTCTGATAAAGATATTAATACAGCTTTGGATTTGATTAATAGTATTTCCGATTTAGATACCATAGGAGTATTGGGATTACATATTGAAGGTCCTATGTTTTCTCAAGAACATAAAGGTGCACATAATCCAGAATTAATTAGAGTTCTCTCTCCAGAATTAATTGATAAAATTTGTAAATCTAAAGTGAAAATAGTTTCTTTGTCTCCAGAAGTTGCTCCATTAGAATATATCAGAAGATTAACAGATGCAGGTATTAAGGTATCTATTGCTCATACAAATTCAACTTTAGATCAAGTACGGATTGCAGAGTCTTTTGGATCGACTATGGGTACACATTTATATAATGGTATGAGTAGATTTTCTTCTAGAGAACCCAATGTTGTTGGAGCTTTATTAACCAGTAAAAACTCCTTCTCATCTATTATTCCAGATGGTATTCACTCGGATTTTAACTCTATTATTATGGCTCACAAGTGCTTAGGAGAACGCTTGATTACAATTACCGACGGAATTGTTGCTATGGGAACAGATATGACAACATTCAAATTAGGTTTTCAAAATGTTCATATTAACGAAAAAAATCATTGTATAGGAGATTACGGAGGATTAGCAGGATCGATGATAACTCCGATTGAATGTCTCCAAAATCTTGTAAACTATTGTGAATTTTCTTTGGAAGAAGCATTGATTTCCTATACTAGCGCTCCTGCGAATTCTTTAGGAATGGAAAAGTCTATAGGCTATTTAATGCCAGATAACTACGCAGATTTTTTAATTTTAGATAATGATTTAAATCTCAAATCTATTTATGTTAAAGGAAATCTTATTTAG
- a CDS encoding N-6 DNA methylase — protein sequence MISHITKYYKSIDKEKQQGANNEQNLRPHFYELLKHYLNSEGLHLQYEQKERNGLFNNYPDAKISREQIPVGHIENKDTKDDFDLEIRHKLEDRGYPSFNILFENTERVVLYQAGKKVVDIDMTDAEELNRVLLKFVQYQTDDQKKFLDAKQTLKIQVPLLADEMRRDFAEEETTNKAFESKLNEFLELCQQSINKNLEKEDVLEIVIQHILTEDIFIQFFSDNDFHKENTISRTVDELMNTLGDKKRDIKARIHDSIISMKNYIHQMSKEDKKDVLKIFYEDFYTALNNKKADIQGVVYTPLSIVRFMIEATNDLLYTHFTKNLSSKGVKILDPCTGTGIFMSELIEKLPKKDLEYKYENELFVNEIDILPYYIANLNIEYSYREMTNTYKSFENICLIDTLEFQSKQEDGHLYGIANLNDENLERAIRQYEQEISVVIGNPPYNANQQSENHNNKNKIYTTVDARIKDTYIKQSTAQKTKQFDMYKRFIRWASDRIKDHGMISFITNNAYLDARQDDGFRKCLQKEFDYVYVIDLKGNARKNDRKEGQSVFNIMVGTAIIFLIRDSAIKDKKAKIQYYTMKDFATRANKLFKLTELTENFNKIPFEQILPKDNGQWLGQTDNDFDSHPELINKTVKNKGILIKDGADHKAIFKLFSLGVATNRDQWAYDKNPTQLANKVQKLITVYDVERSKHKGKKLDDYHMKKELDYSIKWVGDTIDYMCKNKEILFDEKKIRKSLYRPFCQSYVYFEYPYVQRLYKNPKIFPEGTDARNTASTGGAGAMSGTDARNTASTGGAGAMSGTDARNTASTGGAGAMSGIAGENLCINMPVPISRRPQEVIASKMVSNLDIFGNASAISIPLYVYDEHGAKSSNITDWGLNLFREKYGDQLSPLDIMQYCYAVLSSPAYQSKYTDNLKTDYPRIPMYDSHSAGFSSISSLSENQQDKDQINTDSMVADSMVADSMVADCMVADRMVFEFYRSRGERLIVLHADYMNIVPLADLKITRDDDYLPTGIDNPNKNHVTHPMKIDKKSGVLILDNHNKIENIPLEVFNYKIGSRSALDWIVKYHKFKKLNPEKELHHATLINEGLDTYDWQTIRAGLFDLIPRIVRVSLETLEICRELDSKIASK from the coding sequence ATGATTTCCCATATTACTAAGTATTACAAATCCATAGACAAAGAAAAACAACAAGGTGCTAATAACGAACAGAATCTCAGACCACATTTTTATGAATTACTAAAACATTATCTTAATAGCGAAGGATTACATCTTCAGTATGAGCAGAAAGAGAGAAATGGCTTGTTCAACAATTATCCCGATGCCAAAATTAGTCGTGAACAAATCCCCGTCGGACATATAGAAAACAAAGATACCAAAGATGATTTCGATCTGGAGATACGCCACAAACTCGAAGACAGGGGTTACCCTAGCTTTAATATTCTGTTTGAAAATACTGAGAGAGTAGTCTTGTATCAAGCTGGTAAAAAAGTTGTTGATATAGATATGACTGATGCCGAGGAACTTAATAGAGTGCTTTTGAAGTTTGTGCAGTATCAGACTGACGACCAAAAAAAATTCCTCGATGCCAAACAAACTCTCAAAATCCAAGTCCCCCTCCTCGCCGATGAGATGCGTAGGGATTTTGCGGAGGAAGAGACCACCAACAAAGCCTTCGAAAGCAAATTAAATGAATTTCTGGAATTATGTCAACAATCAATAAACAAAAATCTTGAGAAAGAAGATGTCCTCGAAATCGTTATTCAACATATTTTGACAGAAGATATTTTTATTCAATTTTTCTCAGATAATGATTTTCACAAAGAAAACACCATATCCCGTACCGTAGATGAATTGATGAATACTTTGGGTGACAAAAAACGCGACATAAAAGCACGCATTCATGACTCCATTATTTCCATGAAAAATTACATACACCAAATGAGTAAAGAAGACAAAAAAGATGTCCTCAAAATATTTTATGAAGATTTTTATACGGCACTCAACAACAAAAAAGCCGATATCCAAGGGGTAGTCTATACGCCTTTGTCTATAGTTCGTTTTATGATAGAAGCTACCAATGATCTCTTGTATACGCATTTTACCAAAAACCTCAGCAGTAAGGGAGTCAAGATTCTTGATCCTTGTACAGGGACGGGGATTTTTATGTCTGAGTTAATAGAAAAACTTCCCAAAAAAGATCTTGAGTACAAATATGAGAATGAGCTCTTCGTGAATGAGATAGATATTTTGCCTTATTATATTGCGAATCTTAATATAGAGTATAGCTATAGAGAAATGACGAACACTTACAAATCTTTTGAGAATATTTGTCTTATTGACACTTTGGAATTTCAGTCCAAACAAGAAGATGGACACCTATACGGCATAGCGAATTTAAATGATGAGAATTTGGAGAGAGCGATACGCCAGTACGAGCAAGAGATCTCCGTCGTGATCGGCAACCCTCCCTATAACGCCAACCAACAAAGCGAAAACCACAATAACAAAAACAAAATCTACACCACCGTCGATGCTCGTATCAAAGATACCTACATCAAACAAAGCACAGCACAAAAAACAAAACAATTCGATATGTACAAGCGATTTATACGCTGGGCTAGTGATAGGATCAAAGATCATGGGATGATCTCCTTCATTACGAACAACGCCTATCTGGACGCAAGACAAGACGACGGCTTCCGCAAATGTCTCCAAAAAGAATTTGATTATGTCTATGTCATCGATCTCAAAGGTAATGCTCGAAAAAATGACAGAAAAGAAGGACAAAGCGTCTTTAATATTATGGTGGGAACGGCTATTATATTTTTGATAAGAGATTCGGCGATCAAAGACAAAAAAGCAAAGATCCAATACTACACGATGAAAGATTTCGCTACGAGAGCAAACAAATTATTCAAGCTCACGGAGCTTACTGAGAATTTCAACAAAATACCTTTTGAACAGATCCTGCCCAAGGATAATGGACAATGGCTAGGACAGACGGATAATGATTTTGACAGCCACCCAGAATTGATTAATAAAACTGTCAAAAACAAAGGGATACTCATTAAAGACGGAGCCGATCATAAAGCAATTTTCAAACTATTCAGTCTAGGGGTAGCTACTAATAGAGATCAATGGGCTTATGATAAAAATCCTACACAATTAGCTAACAAAGTACAAAAACTCATCACCGTCTATGATGTAGAAAGATCCAAACACAAGGGTAAAAAATTAGACGATTACCATATGAAAAAAGAGCTTGACTATTCTATAAAATGGGTAGGTGATACTATCGATTATATGTGTAAAAATAAAGAAATACTCTTTGATGAGAAAAAAATTAGAAAAAGTCTCTATAGACCTTTTTGTCAATCTTATGTCTATTTTGAATATCCTTATGTACAACGATTATATAAAAATCCCAAGATCTTTCCTGAGGGCACGGATGCCCGAAACACAGCGAGCACAGGAGGTGCAGGAGCGATGTCAGGCACGGATGCCCGAAACACAGCGAGCACAGGAGGTGCAGGAGCGATGTCAGGCACGGATGCCCGAAACACAGCGAGCACAGGAGGTGCAGGAGCGATGTCAGGCATAGCAGGTGAGAATCTGTGTATTAATATGCCTGTACCAATTTCTAGAAGACCCCAAGAGGTCATTGCTAGTAAAATGGTTTCAAATCTTGATATCTTTGGAAATGCTAGTGCTATATCAATCCCACTATATGTGTATGATGAGCATGGGGCGAAGAGCTCGAACATCACCGACTGGGGACTCAATCTCTTCAGAGAGAAGTACGGGGATCAGCTGTCACCCCTAGACATCATGCAGTATTGCTATGCTGTGCTATCCTCGCCTGCCTACCAGTCCAAATACACCGACAACCTCAAAACCGACTACCCGCGTATACCTATGTACGACAGTCATTCGGCTGGTTTCTCATCGATTAGTAGCCTTAGCGAAAATCAGCAGGATAAAGATCAAATAAATACTGATAGTATGGTCGCTGATAGTATGGTCGCTGATAGTATGGTCGCTGACTGCATGGTCGCCGACCGCATGGTCTTTGAGTTTTATAGATCTCGTGGCGAGAGATTGATTGTGTTACATGCAGATTATATGAATATAGTTCCATTGGCAGATCTTAAAATTACGAGAGATGATGATTATTTGCCTACTGGGATAGACAATCCTAACAAAAATCATGTTACTCATCCTATGAAAATTGACAAAAAGAGTGGGGTGCTTATCCTTGATAATCATAACAAAATCGAGAATATCCCCCTAGAAGTATTCAACTACAAAATCGGATCTCGTTCGGCATTGGATTGGATCGTAAAATACCACAAATTCAAAAAGCTAAATCCTGAGAAAGAGCTTCATCATGCTACTCTCATCAACGAGGGACTAGATACCTACGATTGGCAAACTATACGAGCGGGGCTTTTTGATCTCATTCCGAGAATAGTGCGTGTGAGTTTGGAGACCTTGGAGATTTGTAGGGAGTTGGATAGTAAGATAGCAAGTAAGTAA